One stretch of Lagenorhynchus albirostris chromosome 13, mLagAlb1.1, whole genome shotgun sequence DNA includes these proteins:
- the CEBPZOS gene encoding protein CEBPZOS, with protein sequence MARTMDPLAKKIFKGVLVAELVGVLGAYFLFKKMNTSQDFRQTMSKKFPFILEVYYKSIEHSGMYGIREQDQEKWLNSKN encoded by the exons ATGGCCCGTACTATGGATCCACTGGCAAAGAAGATCTTTAAAGGAGTTTTAGTAGCTGAACTTGTGGGCGTTTTGGGAgcatattttttgtttaaaaagatgaACACAAGCCAAG ATTTCAGGCAAACAATGAGCAAGAAATTCCCTTTCATCTTGGAAG tttattacaaatcCATTGAACACTCTGGAATGTATGGCATCAGAGAGCAAGATCAAGAAAAATGGCTGAACAGCAAAAATTAG